Proteins co-encoded in one Spartobacteria bacterium genomic window:
- a CDS encoding DUF128 domain-containing protein, with product MSDRQTKKKLAILSILKSTPTPLSGARIAAELANGGSDMSERTIRLYLHQMDSEGLTENKGKLGRIITEQGLSELSASNLNPRMGILSAKIDQMTYRMGFDLASRSGTVLVNTTIVEPNILLDKMDMICQVFEKGFAMGTLACLLPPGEMIGNIAVPDDSVGFCTVCSITLNGVLLKHRVPTRSRFGGLAEVSKGSVTRFLEMISYDGTSIDPLEIFIRGGMTDYIGAITTGNGKIGASFREIPSDSRELVINLADKLQRIGLGACCAIGHPGQPVLDIAVNEGCIGAVVIGGLNPVAILEESGHRAHSRALSGLIEFNRLMHYSNLKDAVRDML from the coding sequence ATGTCCGATCGACAAACAAAAAAGAAACTGGCCATTCTCAGCATACTCAAATCGACACCCACCCCCCTAAGCGGCGCACGCATTGCTGCCGAACTGGCTAACGGCGGATCCGATATGAGCGAACGAACCATTCGGCTCTATCTCCACCAGATGGACAGTGAAGGACTTACCGAGAACAAGGGTAAACTGGGACGAATCATTACAGAACAGGGACTGAGCGAACTCAGTGCCTCCAACCTCAACCCTCGCATGGGCATCCTCTCTGCGAAAATCGACCAGATGACCTATCGCATGGGCTTCGATCTAGCCAGCCGCTCGGGCACCGTACTCGTCAATACCACCATTGTAGAACCGAATATCCTGCTGGATAAAATGGATATGATCTGCCAAGTCTTCGAAAAAGGCTTTGCCATGGGCACATTGGCATGCCTGCTGCCGCCCGGCGAAATGATTGGCAATATTGCCGTTCCTGACGATTCCGTCGGCTTCTGCACCGTCTGCTCCATCACCCTCAACGGAGTACTGCTCAAACACCGCGTCCCCACCCGCTCCCGTTTTGGCGGACTGGCCGAGGTCAGCAAAGGTAGCGTGACCCGTTTTCTCGAAATGATTTCCTACGACGGAACCAGCATTGATCCGCTGGAAATCTTTATTCGCGGCGGAATGACCGACTACATCGGCGCCATCACCACCGGCAACGGGAAAATCGGCGCCAGTTTCCGGGAAATCCCTTCCGACAGCCGTGAACTTGTGATCAATCTGGCCGATAAATTACAGCGCATCGGCCTGGGTGCCTGCTGTGCCATTGGTCATCCAGGCCAGCCCGTACTCGATATCGCAGTCAATGAAGGCTGTATCGGCGCGGTGGTTATCGGCGGACTCAACCCCGTCGCCATTCTAGAAGAATCCGGCCATCGCGCCCACTCCCGCGCACTGTCCGGTCTCATAGAATTCAATCGTCTCATGCATTACAGCAACCTGAAAGACGCCGTTAGAGATATGCTCTGA
- a CDS encoding NADP-specific glutamate dehydrogenase, with the protein MGIIQEVLEVVKRRNAGEPEFLQAVSEVLESLAPVMERRKDYCDAAILQRLVEPERQIMFRVPWFDDKGNIQINRGFRFQFNSALGPYKGGLRFHPSVNASILKFLGFEQIFKNSLTTLPMGGGKGGSDFDPKGKSDNEVMRFCQSFMTELQRHIGPDTDVPAGDIGVGGREIGYMFGQYKRMRNEFTGILTGKALNWGGSLIRPEATGYGSVYFAQEMLKTRDDDFSGKICTVSGSGNVAQYTVQKITELGGKVVSLSDSQGSIYDKDGIDAEKLAWVMELKNVRRGRIREYADKFGAQFLDGQRPWSIQCDCAFPSATQNEVSGADASALLSNGCKLVCEGANMPSTPEAVEQFLANKILYGPGKAANAGGVATSGLEMSQNSMRTRWTREEVDRRLNGIMKSIHTACYETAAEYDCPDNLVMGANIAGFVKVADSMLDQGLI; encoded by the coding sequence ATGGGAATCATTCAAGAAGTATTAGAAGTCGTAAAACGGCGCAATGCCGGCGAGCCTGAATTTCTGCAGGCAGTGAGTGAAGTGCTGGAATCACTGGCACCGGTGATGGAACGTCGCAAGGACTACTGTGATGCCGCTATTTTGCAGCGTCTTGTCGAGCCGGAACGTCAGATCATGTTTCGTGTCCCCTGGTTTGATGACAAAGGCAACATACAGATCAATCGCGGTTTTCGTTTTCAGTTTAACAGTGCCTTAGGTCCCTACAAAGGCGGCCTGCGTTTTCATCCCAGTGTGAATGCCAGCATTTTGAAATTCCTGGGCTTTGAGCAGATTTTCAAAAATTCGCTGACAACCCTGCCTATGGGCGGTGGCAAAGGAGGCAGTGATTTCGATCCTAAAGGTAAATCCGATAACGAAGTGATGCGATTCTGTCAGTCCTTTATGACGGAACTGCAACGTCATATCGGTCCGGATACCGATGTTCCTGCAGGTGACATTGGTGTGGGCGGCCGTGAAATCGGTTATATGTTTGGTCAGTACAAACGCATGCGCAATGAATTCACCGGTATTTTGACGGGCAAAGCGCTGAACTGGGGCGGGTCGCTGATTCGTCCGGAAGCCACAGGCTACGGTTCGGTGTATTTCGCACAGGAAATGCTGAAAACACGTGATGACGATTTCAGCGGAAAAATCTGTACGGTTTCCGGCTCAGGCAATGTGGCGCAGTATACCGTTCAGAAGATTACGGAACTGGGCGGAAAAGTGGTTTCGCTGTCGGATTCACAGGGTTCTATCTATGATAAAGACGGCATCGATGCTGAAAAACTCGCATGGGTCATGGAACTGAAAAACGTGCGTCGCGGACGCATCAGAGAGTACGCAGATAAATTTGGTGCCCAGTTCCTCGACGGACAGCGTCCCTGGTCGATCCAGTGCGATTGTGCTTTCCCCAGTGCCACGCAGAACGAAGTTTCCGGTGCCGATGCCAGTGCGCTGCTTAGCAATGGATGCAAACTGGTTTGCGAAGGGGCCAATATGCCTAGCACACCGGAAGCCGTGGAACAGTTCCTCGCAAACAAAATTCTCTACGGTCCGGGCAAAGCGGCCAATGCCGGCGGCGTCGCGACATCTGGTCTGGAAATGAGCCAGAATTCCATGCGCACACGCTGGACACGTGAAGAAGTAGACCGCCGCCTGAACGGGATCATGAAGAGCATTCACACCGCCTGTTATGAAACAGCAGCGGAATACGACTGCCCGGACAATCTGGTGATGGGTGCGAATATTGCCGGCTTTGTAAAAGTTGCTGACTCGATGCTTGATCAGGGTTTGATATAA